Proteins from one Caldanaerovirga acetigignens genomic window:
- a CDS encoding ABC transporter substrate-binding protein: MRKIAMLLVVMLLFSVFAAGCGKQAAKQEPSGEGKVEAGNFPGVEPLLPSVKVTVGMKQVVSDAGVLIGMAKGYYKELGIEIEPVQFNTGQDMINALGAGQLDVGCTVTASGLFNAMLRGIPIKIVADKGINIPGKGYYRLVIRKDLVDQINDYNDLKGRKLAIVGTASLDEIALDRVLNKGGMTTGDVDLQVIRSFPDIVAAMSNKSIDGGMLIEPFIAAAVEKGIGDPWKDPSEYDPDAQTALLVYGKSMIERPEVAKRFMLAYIKSLRDYNDAFFKNKNKDEIISILAEYSSVKDKALYEKMFPVGLNPNGYVRMKGIQMDLDWYIERGLLKGQLKVEDVVDNSYVDYALSVLGKYE, translated from the coding sequence ATGAGAAAAATAGCAATGCTTCTGGTGGTTATGCTACTTTTTTCGGTTTTTGCAGCGGGGTGCGGGAAGCAAGCGGCAAAACAGGAGCCTTCGGGTGAAGGCAAGGTAGAGGCCGGCAACTTCCCTGGAGTAGAGCCCCTTTTGCCCTCTGTAAAGGTTACCGTGGGGATGAAGCAGGTGGTATCCGATGCAGGAGTGCTCATAGGGATGGCAAAAGGGTACTACAAGGAACTGGGGATAGAAATCGAGCCAGTGCAGTTTAATACGGGTCAGGACATGATAAATGCCCTCGGAGCAGGACAGCTAGACGTCGGATGCACGGTTACTGCATCAGGCCTTTTTAACGCCATGCTGCGGGGAATTCCGATAAAAATCGTAGCAGACAAGGGTATAAATATACCGGGTAAGGGCTATTACAGACTGGTAATCAGGAAGGACCTGGTAGATCAAATAAATGATTACAATGACCTGAAAGGCAGGAAGCTTGCCATTGTAGGGACTGCGTCGCTGGACGAAATTGCCTTAGACCGGGTGCTCAATAAAGGCGGCATGACCACCGGTGACGTCGATCTGCAGGTTATAAGGTCGTTTCCGGATATAGTCGCTGCGATGAGCAACAAGAGCATCGATGGCGGAATGCTCATAGAGCCATTCATAGCAGCGGCTGTAGAAAAAGGCATTGGAGACCCGTGGAAAGACCCCTCAGAGTACGACCCGGATGCCCAGACTGCCCTTTTGGTATACGGAAAAAGCATGATAGAACGCCCCGAAGTCGCAAAGAGGTTCATGCTTGCCTATATAAAATCCCTGAGGGACTACAATGACGCATTTTTCAAGAACAAAAACAAGGACGAAATAATATCCATTCTTGCGGAATATTCTTCAGTGAAGGATAAGGCGCTTTACGAAAAGATGTTTCCGGTAGGGCTTAATCCCAACGGCTACGTTAGGATGAAGGGAATTCAGATGGACCTGGATTGGTACATCGAAAGAGGCCTGCTAAAAGGCCAACTCAAGGTCGAAGATGTGGTAGACAACAGCTACGTGGACTACGCTCTGAGCGTCCTCGGTAAGTATGAATAA
- the grdD gene encoding glycine/sarcosine/betaine reductase complex component C subunit alpha, with the protein MLADALEGRRTKKIRVGLTVHGSEHPPEMLIGAAKEAAKSLDGVEVVLIGAGEEVEGRGIQCVKAGTLEEAHRIMEKMLDGGELDAVVTMHYNFPVGVSTVGRVVTPARGKPMLIATTTGTSAVNRVAAMVKNAVYGIIAAKTLGIENPSVGILNVDGSRQVERLLKQLSEQGYEINFAGSMRADGGCIMRGNDLLAGSCDVMVTDTLTGNILVKILSAYTTGGDYEALGWGYGPGIGEGYKRIILILSRASGAPVVEGAIRYAVELVRGRLLEKASEEFEKLRKAGFHEFLSELEKAVKPEKEAAFEPPPKKAVTEEIAGIDVLQMEEAVRILWKSGIYAESGMGCTGPVIMVTHEDLKSAVDILKAEGYL; encoded by the coding sequence ATGCTTGCCGACGCTTTAGAAGGCCGCAGGACAAAAAAGATAAGGGTGGGATTGACCGTCCACGGCAGCGAGCATCCCCCCGAGATGCTGATAGGTGCGGCAAAGGAAGCGGCAAAGAGCCTCGATGGGGTAGAAGTAGTGCTTATCGGTGCCGGTGAGGAAGTAGAAGGGCGGGGGATTCAATGTGTAAAAGCCGGCACGCTGGAGGAAGCACACCGGATTATGGAAAAGATGCTCGACGGCGGTGAACTGGACGCCGTGGTCACCATGCATTACAACTTCCCGGTAGGTGTCTCTACAGTGGGAAGGGTGGTTACTCCTGCAAGGGGAAAGCCGATGCTAATAGCGACGACTACCGGTACCTCTGCTGTCAACCGGGTCGCAGCCATGGTGAAGAACGCTGTGTACGGAATCATAGCAGCAAAAACCCTGGGGATTGAAAACCCGAGCGTGGGCATACTCAACGTCGACGGTTCCCGGCAGGTGGAGAGGCTGCTGAAGCAGCTTTCAGAGCAAGGGTACGAAATAAATTTTGCGGGGTCTATGAGGGCAGACGGCGGGTGCATAATGAGAGGCAACGACCTCCTTGCGGGTTCCTGCGACGTCATGGTGACGGATACCCTGACAGGCAACATCCTAGTAAAAATACTTTCGGCCTACACCACGGGCGGCGATTACGAAGCATTAGGCTGGGGCTACGGTCCCGGCATCGGCGAGGGCTACAAGAGGATAATCCTCATCCTTTCCAGGGCCTCAGGAGCGCCGGTGGTGGAAGGGGCTATCCGGTACGCCGTAGAATTGGTGAGGGGAAGACTCCTCGAGAAGGCATCAGAAGAATTCGAAAAGTTAAGGAAGGCAGGATTTCACGAATTCTTGTCCGAACTGGAAAAGGCTGTAAAACCTGAAAAAGAAGCGGCTTTTGAGCCGCCCCCTAAGAAAGCTGTAACGGAAGAGATAGCAGGCATAGACGTGCTTCAGATGGAAGAGGCGGTAAGGATTTTATGGAAAAGCGGAATATATGCGGAAAGCGGTATGGGGTGCACGGGGCCGGTAATCATGGTAACCCATGAAGACCTGAAATCCGCTGTGGACATATTGAAGGCCGAGGGATATTTGTAG